In Lactococcus garvieae subsp. garvieae, the following proteins share a genomic window:
- a CDS encoding dimethylarginine dimethylaminohydrolase family protein → MSKVNEIGVTSEFAPLRRVVLTQSEFILPHEEHTNDDGSFLEDDVLDMFNNKDTSGKNYAEVFPERQRQWEKERAQLQTLLEKYNIEVLRPRLLTDHEKEQGKVFGAANFFVRDPFFTIGHSVIEGSMRFFHRRNEVLPVRNMLMENVYSSDAFYVSLPMADTSQGEKDESGPFLEGGDVLVLGKTVFVGNSGKASNHNGYLWLKAYLAHWDYEVVEVKLHPDVLHLDCALSLVRDGLMIVCEEAFLTGIPEQLKNWDRINVPFEDIARLAINGLPINEEVYILDSEFKYIGEALEARGIRPEYLDFKISRSLGGSFRCSTQPLFRK, encoded by the coding sequence ATGAGCAAAGTAAATGAAATAGGTGTTACAAGTGAATTCGCGCCACTGAGACGTGTAGTTTTAACACAATCTGAATTTATCTTGCCTCATGAGGAACACACCAATGATGATGGGTCCTTCCTTGAAGATGATGTTCTTGATATGTTTAATAACAAAGACACCAGTGGAAAAAATTACGCAGAAGTATTCCCTGAAAGACAAAGACAATGGGAAAAAGAGCGTGCACAACTACAAACTTTGTTAGAAAAATATAATATTGAAGTTTTACGTCCACGTCTTCTTACAGATCATGAGAAAGAACAAGGGAAAGTCTTTGGTGCTGCAAACTTTTTTGTACGTGATCCCTTCTTTACGATTGGTCACTCCGTGATTGAAGGTTCTATGCGCTTTTTCCATCGTCGCAATGAAGTTTTACCTGTAAGAAACATGCTCATGGAGAACGTTTACTCTAGTGATGCCTTTTACGTTTCTCTTCCAATGGCAGATACTTCACAAGGAGAAAAGGATGAAAGTGGCCCTTTCTTAGAAGGGGGCGATGTCCTTGTTTTAGGAAAAACAGTATTTGTGGGAAATTCAGGGAAAGCGAGCAATCATAACGGCTATTTATGGCTCAAAGCTTATTTAGCGCATTGGGACTATGAGGTGGTTGAGGTTAAACTTCATCCTGATGTTTTGCATCTTGACTGCGCTCTAAGTCTGGTTAGAGATGGTCTAATGATTGTCTGTGAAGAAGCCTTTTTAACAGGTATACCTGAACAGCTTAAAAATTGGGACAGAATAAATGTTCCTTTTGAAGATATTGCAAGGCTTGCGATAAATGGTCTCCCAATAAATGAAGAGGTATATATTCTAGATTCAGAATTTAAATACATTGGTGAAGCCCTTGAAGCAAGAGGAATACGTCCAGAATACCTTGATTTTAAAATATCCCGAAGCCTGGGTGGCTCATTTAGATGTAGCACACAGCCTTTATTTCGAAAATAA
- a CDS encoding HAD family hydrolase translates to MNYENYIWDLGGTLLNNYENSSHAFAAALWQKEERVVLHDDVYAALKVSTAHAVDQYARHIPQFLETYRKLEAEALDKPILFEGAADLLQAIVSQNCKNFMISHRDKQVLDILEAAHISQYFTEVVTADNGFPRKPAPDSINYLVQKYKLDPKNTVMIGDRPLDIEAGRAAGIATIFFDSHQEYPQATRSIKKLSDIME, encoded by the coding sequence ATGAACTACGAAAACTATATCTGGGATTTAGGTGGCACTTTACTTAATAATTACGAAAATTCTAGTCATGCTTTTGCTGCAGCACTTTGGCAAAAAGAAGAACGAGTAGTTTTGCATGACGATGTCTATGCGGCACTCAAAGTTTCTACAGCACATGCTGTGGACCAATACGCGCGTCATATACCACAATTTCTTGAAACCTATCGAAAACTAGAAGCAGAAGCTTTGGACAAGCCAATTTTGTTTGAAGGTGCTGCTGATCTTTTGCAGGCTATCGTGAGCCAGAACTGCAAAAACTTTATGATTTCTCATAGAGATAAGCAAGTACTGGATATTCTTGAGGCAGCCCATATTTCTCAGTATTTTACTGAAGTTGTTACCGCTGATAATGGTTTTCCACGTAAGCCAGCACCAGATTCAATAAATTATTTAGTACAAAAATATAAATTAGACCCCAAGAATACGGTGATGATTGGTGACCGTCCTTTGGATATTGAAGCCGGTCGTGCAGCAGGTATTGCGACTATTTTCTTTGATAGCCACCAAGAATACCCCCAAGCGACAAGAAGCATTAAAAAATTATCAGACATTATGGAGTAA
- a CDS encoding YwaF family protein — protein sequence MRSTKTSRELLYSLTLPGAIFALVTPNWVTNNFINVFVWQSFLIHCLLISYVLMRLIAGDLVPQWRELWRPVIFLAIVVPICAVLNQVWNQNFFFLRTPVPGSPLEPISNMFGSYYILGLIFIVLIFWLLIYLPWSWKKSPKVRMN from the coding sequence ATGCGTTCCACTAAGACGAGTCGTGAGCTCTTGTATAGCTTAACTTTACCTGGAGCAATTTTTGCACTTGTAACTCCAAACTGGGTAACCAACAATTTCATTAATGTCTTTGTATGGCAGAGCTTTCTGATTCATTGCTTACTTATCTCGTATGTTTTAATGCGTTTGATTGCAGGAGATCTTGTCCCCCAATGGCGTGAACTCTGGCGTCCTGTCATCTTTTTGGCGATTGTAGTGCCCATTTGTGCGGTCCTCAATCAAGTTTGGAATCAAAACTTTTTCTTCTTAAGGACACCAGTTCCGGGGAGTCCACTTGAACCCATCTCTAATATGTTCGGTTCTTATTATATTTTAGGGTTGATCTTTATTGTGCTGATCTTTTGGCTTCTTATTTATCTTCCTTGGTCATGGAAGAAATCACCGAAAGTTCGTATGAATTAA
- the gyrB gene encoding DNA topoisomerase (ATP-hydrolyzing) subunit B has translation MNEENKEQIEKMAEEYDASQIQVLEGLEAVRMRPGMYIGSTSKEGLHHLVWEIVDNSIDEALAGFASHIEVFIEPDNSITVVDDGRGIPVDIQEKTGRPAVETVFTILHAGGKFGGGGYKVSGGLHGVGSSVVNALSTQLDVTVHKDGQKYYQEYHRGVVVEDLAIIGETDKRGTVVHFTPDPTIFTETQVFDYDKLVTRVRELAFLNRGLRISITDKREGQENNHAMFHYEGGIQSYVSFINENKEVIFDTPIYTEGELEGITVEVAMQYTGTYHSTIMSFANNINTHEGGTHEQGFRTALTRAINNYAKAQKLLKDNEENLTGDDVREGLTAVISVKHPNPQFEGQTKTKLGNSEVTGIVNKLFSEALQTFMLENPQVAKKIVEKGILASKARIAAKRAREVTRKKSGLEISNLPGKLADCSSNDPKQTELFIVEGDSAGGSAKSGRNREFQAILPIRGKILNVEKATMDKILANEEIRSLFTAMGTGFGADYDLSKARYHKLVIMTDADVDGAHIRTLLLTLFYRYMRPVVEAGYVYIAQPPIYGIKVGSETKEYIQPGENQERELKLALEKWSQGRAKPTVQRYKGLGEMDDHQLWETTMDPDARLMARVSVEDAAEADKIFDMLMGDRVEPRREFIEANAQYSTIDV, from the coding sequence TTGAACGAAGAAAATAAAGAACAAATTGAAAAAATGGCAGAAGAATATGATGCCAGTCAAATTCAAGTTTTAGAAGGACTTGAAGCGGTGCGTATGCGTCCTGGGATGTATATCGGATCAACTTCAAAGGAAGGATTGCACCATCTGGTGTGGGAGATTGTTGATAACTCCATCGATGAAGCGCTTGCGGGATTTGCCAGTCATATTGAAGTGTTTATTGAACCTGACAACTCAATTACAGTTGTAGATGATGGACGTGGTATTCCAGTAGACATCCAAGAAAAAACAGGACGTCCTGCGGTTGAAACGGTCTTTACGATCCTTCATGCTGGTGGTAAATTTGGCGGTGGCGGCTATAAAGTTTCTGGTGGTCTGCACGGTGTGGGTTCATCTGTTGTTAATGCCCTCTCTACACAGTTAGATGTTACTGTGCATAAAGATGGTCAAAAATACTATCAAGAATATCATCGTGGTGTTGTCGTCGAAGATTTAGCTATTATTGGTGAAACAGATAAGCGTGGTACTGTCGTTCACTTTACACCAGATCCAACTATTTTCACCGAAACACAAGTTTTTGACTATGACAAGTTAGTAACACGTGTCCGTGAATTGGCTTTCTTGAATCGTGGTTTGCGCATCTCTATTACTGATAAACGTGAAGGCCAAGAAAACAATCATGCTATGTTCCACTATGAAGGTGGAATTCAATCCTATGTTTCTTTTATCAATGAAAATAAGGAAGTTATTTTTGATACGCCCATCTATACAGAGGGTGAGTTAGAGGGAATTACTGTAGAAGTTGCTATGCAATATACAGGAACTTACCATTCAACAATCATGTCATTTGCAAATAATATCAATACGCATGAAGGGGGTACGCATGAACAAGGTTTCCGTACTGCCTTAACGCGTGCGATAAACAATTATGCAAAAGCTCAAAAACTGCTTAAAGATAACGAAGAAAACCTTACTGGGGACGACGTCCGTGAAGGTTTGACCGCTGTCATTTCTGTTAAACACCCTAATCCACAATTTGAAGGTCAAACCAAAACCAAGTTGGGAAATAGTGAAGTGACAGGTATTGTCAATAAACTCTTCTCAGAAGCGTTGCAAACCTTCATGCTTGAAAATCCTCAAGTTGCGAAGAAGATTGTTGAGAAAGGTATTCTTGCGAGCAAGGCACGTATTGCGGCCAAACGTGCGCGTGAAGTAACGCGTAAAAAATCAGGTTTAGAGATTTCTAACTTGCCTGGTAAACTTGCGGACTGCTCTTCCAATGATCCTAAGCAAACAGAACTTTTCATCGTCGAAGGGGATTCTGCCGGTGGTTCTGCTAAGTCTGGACGTAATCGTGAATTCCAAGCTATTTTGCCTATCCGTGGTAAAATCTTGAACGTGGAAAAAGCAACAATGGATAAGATTTTGGCAAATGAAGAAATCCGTTCCCTCTTTACAGCGATGGGCACTGGTTTTGGCGCTGATTATGATTTGTCTAAAGCACGGTATCATAAACTGGTTATTATGACCGATGCCGATGTCGATGGGGCGCACATTCGTACCCTCTTGTTGACACTTTTCTATCGCTATATGCGTCCTGTAGTTGAGGCGGGGTATGTTTATATCGCTCAACCCCCAATTTACGGAATCAAAGTCGGATCGGAAACAAAAGAATACATCCAGCCAGGGGAAAACCAAGAACGTGAGCTGAAGCTTGCACTTGAAAAATGGTCTCAAGGTCGTGCCAAACCAACAGTACAACGTTACAAAGGTTTAGGAGAAATGGATGATCACCAACTTTGGGAAACAACGATGGATCCTGATGCCCGTCTAATGGCGCGTGTATCTGTAGAAGATGCCGCGGAAGCAGACAAAATCTTTGATATGCTAATGGGTGATCGTGTTGAACCACGTCGCGAATTTATCGAAGCCAATGCACAATACTCTACTATTGACGTTTAA
- a CDS encoding YxeA family protein yields MKKILLGLVALVLIIGGGFTWYNSEYGGKDYYIQVNKDGKKLTEKTPNGNTWHGFGYNEKGFDQAGHEKDLEFTALHNLRHDAYLKLTWNHKNGVTSWEEVQKKDVPEKALDKI; encoded by the coding sequence ATGAAAAAAATTTTATTGGGATTAGTTGCATTAGTACTTATCATTGGTGGGGGATTTACTTGGTATAACTCTGAATATGGTGGAAAAGACTACTATATTCAAGTGAATAAGGATGGGAAAAAGCTAACTGAAAAAACTCCTAATGGCAATACTTGGCATGGATTTGGCTATAACGAAAAAGGCTTTGATCAGGCAGGACATGAAAAAGATCTAGAATTTACAGCACTTCATAATCTTAGACATGATGCATATTTGAAACTCACTTGGAATCATAAAAATGGGGTCACAAGTTGGGAAGAAGTGCAAAAGAAAGATGTGCCAGAGAAGGCATTGGATAAGATTTAA
- a CDS encoding YxeA family protein produces MKNVLLVFGSIIVIIIVTGLTWYNSSYKGPSYYVRVYGEDTHVNKKYIYSRGEGSTQYTYLLKGYDQRGESKELKLNTLDKIKENTYLEVFPNSKGEVISTVERKRSEVPKNALENLE; encoded by the coding sequence ATGAAAAATGTACTTCTAGTTTTTGGTTCAATTATTGTGATTATAATAGTTACCGGCTTAACTTGGTATAATTCAAGCTATAAAGGGCCCAGCTATTATGTACGAGTTTATGGTGAAGATACCCATGTAAACAAAAAATATATATACAGTAGAGGTGAGGGATCCACTCAATATACCTATCTTCTGAAAGGATATGACCAAAGAGGAGAGAGTAAAGAACTAAAGCTTAATACACTTGATAAAATAAAAGAAAATACTTATTTAGAAGTTTTTCCTAATAGTAAAGGGGAAGTTATCAGTACGGTTGAGCGTAAAAGAAGCGAGGTTCCTAAAAATGCATTGGAAAATCTTGAATGA
- a CDS encoding DUF6287 domain-containing protein, which translates to MAMSGTIDKGSILIPTVASNDPYRISTQENIVTIEAGNGKVQRKQFTKEELFNEFYNNDQAQQATNKLATKIIPVEQLNEIIKEKYHLDTFPNPTPVQDLNKEAILKGDFSTLVGTWKNGKGEVLVINSDKSVTWNGYAMVIGIPKIDQNYEPFLSLRADSKGSIGGGSNRNV; encoded by the coding sequence ATGGCAATGAGTGGAACGATAGATAAAGGGTCAATCCTCATTCCTACAGTTGCTAGTAATGATCCCTATCGAATTTCTACTCAAGAAAACATAGTAACTATTGAAGCTGGAAATGGTAAGGTTCAGCGGAAGCAGTTTACTAAAGAAGAACTTTTTAATGAATTTTATAATAATGATCAAGCGCAGCAAGCGACAAATAAATTAGCCACAAAGATCATACCTGTCGAACAATTAAATGAAATTATTAAAGAAAAATATCATTTAGATACTTTTCCGAACCCAACCCCTGTCCAAGATTTAAACAAAGAGGCTATTTTAAAGGGTGATTTTTCTACGTTGGTTGGAACATGGAAAAACGGAAAAGGTGAAGTACTAGTAATTAATTCTGATAAAAGTGTTACTTGGAATGGTTATGCCATGGTAATAGGTATTCCTAAAATTGATCAAAACTATGAACCCTTTTTATCTTTACGTGCTGATAGTAAAGGCTCTATTGGGGGGGGCAGCAATAGGAATGTTTAA
- a CDS encoding glycoside hydrolase family protein encodes MENIVDYSNRVNGKKVGAGQCGDLMKDWFITETGRQQLANDLDEWGYFPGTDAYTSWNVATQTNWAAIGFDVINTPSFSQLRAGDIFFISTSKVPGSGHTGIVVSTAGNNVTTLEQNILNAQYAQLLPGENSWSWYGFDKIVRPKGGAPSPGDGGKATSTGPKGKALIKDFEKCVLTAYDNNDGMITIGWGHAEPKGYTNLVAGVTRWTQAQADSAFENDIKKYEKAVNDYFTRSFNQNQFDAMVSFTYNLGVGIFANDGWDKNASNEYILASLPKYINKGSAHEQGLIRRRNAEIALFNTPVSGGSGTDKGEIEMYLIMTIDTKNWYVSNGVQCKWIKSERFLNNFQNDFGKLNLPVDKMYSTELYKEFPKDTIIVK; translated from the coding sequence ATGGAAAACATTGTAGACTATTCCAACCGAGTAAACGGAAAAAAGGTTGGAGCAGGTCAATGTGGTGACTTGATGAAAGATTGGTTCATCACAGAAACGGGCAGACAACAACTTGCGAATGATCTGGATGAATGGGGTTATTTTCCGGGAACGGATGCCTATACATCGTGGAACGTAGCAACACAAACAAATTGGGCTGCTATTGGATTTGATGTGATTAATACACCATCATTTAGCCAATTGCGTGCCGGAGATATTTTCTTTATTAGCACAAGTAAAGTTCCAGGGAGTGGGCACACAGGTATTGTTGTGTCCACTGCAGGAAATAATGTAACAACACTTGAACAAAATATTTTGAACGCACAGTATGCCCAACTCCTGCCAGGAGAAAATTCATGGAGTTGGTATGGCTTTGATAAGATTGTTCGTCCGAAAGGTGGGGCACCTTCACCTGGAGATGGTGGTAAAGCAACATCTACAGGTCCAAAAGGTAAAGCACTGATTAAAGACTTTGAAAAGTGTGTTCTAACGGCTTATGATAATAATGATGGTATGATTACTATTGGCTGGGGACATGCAGAACCTAAAGGGTATACTAATCTTGTAGCCGGCGTTACTCGTTGGACACAAGCACAAGCAGACAGTGCATTTGAGAATGACATTAAAAAGTATGAAAAAGCAGTAAATGATTACTTCACGCGAAGTTTCAATCAGAATCAATTTGATGCAATGGTGAGTTTTACATACAATCTTGGCGTAGGAATTTTTGCAAATGATGGCTGGGATAAAAATGCATCTAATGAATATATTTTAGCTTCACTGCCAAAATATATTAATAAGGGATCAGCTCACGAACAGGGACTGATAAGACGTCGAAATGCAGAAATAGCACTATTTAATACACCAGTATCTGGTGGATCAGGAACAGACAAAGGAGAAATTGAAATGTATTTAATTATGACAATTGACACAAAAAACTGGTACGTATCAAACGGCGTACAATGTAAATGGATTAAAAGCGAACGTTTTCTTAACAACTTCCAAAATGATTTTGGAAAGCTTAATCTTCCAGTAGATAAAATGTACAGCACCGAATTGTATAAAGAGTTTCCTAAAGATACAATTATTGTGAAATAA
- a CDS encoding MarR family winged helix-turn-helix transcriptional regulator encodes MDYNQAAETFLSCVKSRSKTEVMSRFSKYAHGEKLVLVGLYKNTGSPILPSDIVKETNMSTARVATILNNLEEKGLVTREISRTDRRKILVAITAKGREEAEQSRKEAVSRIVKILERMGEERTKSFVENVQLFFDLAMEIFEEENEKV; translated from the coding sequence ATGGATTACAATCAAGCAGCAGAAACTTTTTTATCTTGCGTGAAAAGTCGCAGTAAAACTGAAGTTATGAGCCGTTTTAGTAAGTATGCGCATGGAGAAAAACTCGTTTTGGTTGGCCTCTATAAAAATACTGGCTCGCCGATTTTACCTAGTGACATTGTGAAGGAAACCAACATGAGTACTGCGCGCGTAGCAACAATTCTCAATAATCTTGAGGAAAAAGGACTTGTTACACGTGAGATTTCTCGTACGGACCGTCGCAAAATTTTAGTTGCTATCACGGCTAAAGGTCGTGAAGAAGCAGAGCAATCAAGAAAAGAAGCTGTGAGCCGTATTGTGAAAATCCTTGAACGAATGGGCGAAGAACGTACCAAAAGTTTTGTCGAAAATGTCCAACTATTTTTTGATTTAGCAATGGAAATATTTGAGGAGGAAAACGAAAAAGTATGA
- a CDS encoding MDR family MFS transporter — translation MTEQLTKEQPLDIHGKPFNRGIVLALILIATFGGMLMQTSLGTAMPTLMNDFNISLATGQQATTWFLLANGIMIPVSAYLTTKFPTRWLYLISYAILLAGMFVAYSAPTSTWSVFLGARIMQAIAVGISMPLMQVVMVNMFSPKQMGAVMGAMGLVIGLAPAIGPTYAGWILDKDHVILGFTLEQSWRTIFLIPMVVIAICWVLMLIFMRDIVPNRDMKLDFMSLVESVLGFGLFLWGFTNVASDGWGDLQTVILPIVAGVAIIALFVRRQLHMEIPFLNVSVFKNKQFALTTVVMALSMMAMMGVEMMLPLYMQQVHGLSPLSSGLTLLPGALMMGIVSPLAGAAYDKVGAKRLARVGFTILAIGTIPFMFLTTTTPEHFITVLYGLRMFGIAMVMMPLTASAMNALPREQSAHGTAANSTARQVASAVVVALLSSVTQNIITNSQPAASLKESNPLAFAGDMLDAMLKGYHASFAIGLAFAILGLVLSFFLQGHIVKNKKEVGGEK, via the coding sequence ATGACTGAACAATTAACAAAAGAACAGCCACTCGATATTCATGGGAAACCCTTTAATCGAGGAATTGTTCTTGCACTTATTTTGATTGCTACTTTTGGAGGGATGCTTATGCAAACCTCATTGGGTACAGCAATGCCCACTTTGATGAATGATTTTAATATCTCTTTAGCTACAGGGCAACAAGCCACAACATGGTTCCTATTAGCAAACGGAATTATGATTCCTGTATCGGCATATTTAACAACAAAATTCCCTACACGCTGGTTATATTTGATTTCTTATGCAATTTTATTGGCCGGAATGTTTGTCGCATATTCGGCACCAACTTCGACATGGAGCGTCTTTTTAGGGGCACGTATCATGCAAGCTATTGCCGTGGGTATTTCGATGCCCTTGATGCAGGTAGTTATGGTGAATATGTTCTCACCAAAACAAATGGGGGCTGTTATGGGTGCTATGGGACTTGTTATTGGTCTTGCACCAGCAATTGGCCCTACTTACGCAGGCTGGATTTTAGATAAGGATCATGTCATTTTAGGCTTCACTCTAGAACAATCATGGCGCACAATCTTCTTGATTCCAATGGTTGTTATTGCGATTTGTTGGGTATTGATGCTTATTTTTATGCGTGATATTGTGCCTAACCGTGACATGAAGCTAGATTTTATGTCATTAGTCGAATCTGTTCTTGGTTTTGGGCTCTTTTTATGGGGCTTTACAAATGTAGCCAGCGATGGTTGGGGCGATCTTCAAACGGTTATCCTCCCTATCGTAGCGGGGGTAGCAATCATTGCTCTCTTTGTCCGTCGTCAATTGCATATGGAAATACCTTTCTTAAACGTTTCCGTATTTAAAAATAAACAATTTGCTTTGACAACTGTCGTTATGGCACTTTCGATGATGGCCATGATGGGTGTTGAGATGATGTTGCCTTTGTATATGCAACAAGTCCACGGACTTTCACCTTTGAGTTCAGGTTTGACACTCTTACCTGGTGCCTTGATGATGGGTATTGTGAGTCCACTTGCGGGCGCTGCCTATGATAAAGTAGGTGCGAAACGCTTGGCACGGGTTGGTTTTACCATTTTGGCTATTGGTACGATTCCATTCATGTTTTTGACAACAACAACACCAGAACACTTTATTACCGTGCTCTATGGTTTGCGTATGTTTGGTATTGCGATGGTAATGATGCCTTTAACTGCATCAGCCATGAACGCTCTTCCACGCGAACAATCTGCACATGGTACTGCAGCAAATAGTACAGCACGTCAAGTCGCTTCAGCGGTTGTTGTGGCGCTCTTAAGCTCTGTTACGCAAAATATTATTACCAATTCACAACCTGCAGCTAGCTTGAAAGAGTCTAACCCGCTTGCTTTTGCAGGAGATATGCTAGATGCCATGCTTAAAGGCTATCATGCCTCTTTCGCTATAGGGTTGGCCTTTGCCATCCTTGGGCTCGTGCTTTCATTTTTCCTTCAAGGGCATATTGTTAAAAACAAAAAAGAAGTAGGAGGTGAGAAATAA
- a CDS encoding DUF4811 domain-containing protein has product MIIILIALFTLLTFYGFIHIDKLFWRGLVGGLSLVLLTASVMALTIHIKDNWGMEKVTSTETKKIYTAGDTNAAFGMLLKAEIGQDTNNYALVYRTHKEDKEPEVHFQPDQKHMVETLKKTANYELTSESEAKVVTTTVKWKFKDNFMKFLFGIGGEEGKLVSQHARAYVPKDTWLVLTQDEAKKLQQEVPAMQAQQEAALKANPAQAKAMMELQKNNPEEFTKLQVKQIKERLGLKE; this is encoded by the coding sequence ATGATTATCATACTTATTGCTTTATTTACCCTTTTGACTTTCTACGGCTTTATCCACATTGACAAATTATTTTGGCGTGGCCTTGTCGGTGGCTTATCATTAGTTCTCCTTACAGCATCAGTTATGGCTTTGACAATACATATTAAAGATAACTGGGGTATGGAGAAAGTAACTTCTACTGAAACGAAGAAAATTTACACAGCAGGAGATACGAATGCTGCCTTTGGTATGCTTTTAAAAGCAGAAATCGGACAAGATACTAACAATTATGCTTTAGTTTACCGTACACACAAAGAAGATAAAGAACCTGAAGTTCATTTCCAACCTGATCAAAAACATATGGTTGAAACTTTGAAAAAAACAGCAAACTATGAGCTGACATCTGAGTCTGAAGCTAAAGTTGTTACGACAACAGTAAAATGGAAATTTAAAGACAACTTTATGAAGTTCCTTTTCGGTATTGGTGGTGAAGAAGGCAAACTTGTTTCCCAACACGCACGTGCTTACGTGCCTAAGGATACTTGGCTCGTCTTGACCCAAGATGAAGCCAAAAAACTTCAACAAGAAGTACCAGCGATGCAAGCTCAGCAAGAAGCAGCACTGAAAGCAAATCCTGCGCAAGCAAAAGCAATGATGGAACTACAAAAAAACAATCCAGAGGAATTCACAAAACTGCAAGTGAAGCAGATTAAAGAACGCCTCGGTCTTAAAGAATAA
- a CDS encoding MurR/RpiR family transcriptional regulator gives MEKLSDAEMYTWEFLEENKSKVQLMSITQIAEEAHVSTATIVRTLKKRGFDGFADFKNSLKRNKNGANAEENKIVGLSDEANQYVFKNLIEVSRTIGLLNPADLEAISKALVETKMIMTVARGASEAVADDMIHRFQTLGKNAISRYYDDMEMYAEKLTAEDMMLIVSSTGEEKIIVSAAKKAKKKGAKVIVLTSNYRSQLAQMSDYYLLAYQSKLEKEELYGDAGSILPLEVICRIMVDMFTIYRAKGTIR, from the coding sequence ATGGAAAAATTATCAGATGCGGAAATGTATACTTGGGAATTTTTGGAAGAAAATAAGTCCAAAGTTCAATTGATGTCAATTACTCAAATTGCGGAAGAAGCACATGTGAGTACAGCTACAATTGTGCGAACGCTCAAAAAAAGAGGATTTGATGGCTTTGCTGATTTCAAAAATTCTCTCAAAAGAAATAAAAATGGAGCCAATGCGGAAGAAAACAAGATCGTTGGTTTGTCTGACGAAGCGAATCAGTATGTTTTTAAGAATTTGATTGAAGTTTCACGAACAATTGGTTTACTCAACCCTGCCGACTTAGAAGCAATTTCGAAAGCATTAGTGGAAACGAAGATGATCATGACAGTAGCGCGAGGCGCGAGTGAAGCTGTAGCAGACGATATGATTCATCGCTTTCAAACACTAGGGAAAAACGCAATCAGCCGTTATTATGACGATATGGAAATGTATGCTGAAAAACTGACTGCAGAAGATATGATGCTTATCGTTTCTTCAACAGGTGAGGAGAAAATTATTGTTTCTGCGGCTAAAAAAGCAAAGAAAAAGGGTGCCAAAGTAATAGTTCTGACAAGTAACTACCGAAGCCAACTGGCCCAAATGAGTGATTATTATCTGCTTGCTTATCAAAGCAAATTAGAGAAAGAGGAACTCTACGGAGATGCTGGAAGTATCTTACCTTTAGAAGTTATCTGTCGTATTATGGTGGATATGTTCACCATCTATCGCGCAAAAGGTACCATCAGATAA